A genomic window from Salvia hispanica cultivar TCC Black 2014 chromosome 5, UniMelb_Shisp_WGS_1.0, whole genome shotgun sequence includes:
- the LOC125189356 gene encoding probable receptor-like serine/threonine-protein kinase At4g34500: MRVHQKLYVVVIVTVLLALAVFILVFIFLRRRTGAKRGAGLIPLVNESDQRAADEISKVVEKKVFVVENVVKAEQIESESKKASSVSYESSTTRSESSSVKSVSTDGLGSFGWGKCYSLRELQAASNQFSDENVIGEGGYGVVYCGVLHDGSVVAIKNLSNKRGHAEEEFKVEVEAIGKVRHKNLVGLIGYCAEGTERLLVYEYIDNGNLEQWLHGDVGPVSPLTWEVRMKIAVGAARGLAYLHEGLEPKVVHRDVKSSNILLDRKWNTKVSDFGLAKLLESDASHVTTRVMGTFGYVCPDYASTGMLNETNDVYSFGVLLMEIITGRSPVDYSRPPGETNLIDWFKGMIASHRVEELVDPRISVPPPPRALKRVLLLCLRCIDIDAHKRPKMGQVVHMLEADEFSYRAGTRFARDTAPLHHLQATSRNEIPPAQTKVVNDGGERPTGS; encoded by the exons ATGAG agtcCACCAGAAGCTCTACGTAGTCGTAATCGTTACCGTCCTGCTCGCGCTGGCGGTTTTCATCCTGGTTTTCATCTTCCTCCGCCGCCGTACCGGCGCAAAACGCGGTGCCGGACTCATTCCCCTGGTTAATGAGTCGGATCAACGCGCAGCAGATGAAATTTCGAAAGTTGTCGAGAAGAAGGTGTTTGTCGTGGAGAACGTGGTGAAGGCGGAGCAGATTGAGTCGGAGAGTAAAAAGGCGAGCTCGGTGAGCTACGAGTCGAGTACGACTCGGAGCGAGTCGTCGTCGGTTAAGTCGGTGTCGACCGACGGTTTGGGGAGCTTTGGGTGGGGGAAGTGTTACAGCTTACGGGAGCTACAGGCGGCATCGAATCAGTTCTCCGATGAGAATGTAATCGGAGAAGGAGGATACGGCGTCGTTTACTGTGGGGTTTTGCACGACGGATCTGTGGTtgctataaaaaatttatcaaataagaG GGGCCATGCAGAGGAAGAATTTAAGGTGGAAGTTGAAGCCATTGGGAAAGTAAGACACAAGAACCTTGTGGGTTTGATAGGTTACTGCGCAGAAGGCACTGAAAG GTTACTTGTTTACGAGTACATTGATAATGGCAATTTGGAGCAGTGGTTGCATGGTGATGTAGGCCCTGTCAGCCCTCTAACTTGGGAGGTCAGGATGAAAATTGCAGTAGGAGCTGCCAGAGG ACTCGCGTACTTGCACGAAGGACTGGAACCCAAAGTTGTTCATCGTGATGTAAAATCAAGCAACATACTTTTGGATAGGAAATGGAATACAAAAGTATCAGATTTTGGACTTGCCAAATTATTGGAATCTGATGCCAGCCATGTCACCACCCGTGTGATGGGAACATTTGG ATATGTCTGCCCTGACTATGCAAGTACCGGCATGCTTAACGAAACGAATGATGTCTACAGCTTTGGAGTTCTGCTCATGGAAATAATAACTGGCAGGAGCCCGGTAGACTATTCCAGACCACCTGGAGAG ACGAACTTGATTGACTGGTTCAAAGGGATGATAGCAAGTCATCGTGTCGAAGAGTTAGTAGATCCGCGGATCAGTGTTCCTCCTCCCCCAAGAGCTTTAAAGAGAGTATTACTACTTTGCCTGCGCTGTATAGATATTGATGCCCACAAACGGCCAAAGATGGGGCAAGTTGTGCACATGCTCGAGGCAGATGAATTCTCTTACCGTGCT
- the LOC125187258 gene encoding uncharacterized protein At1g01500-like — protein MDVNGEEVLISLREMGDSYEELHENGHHTVTRHPSYQHSSVQWLDLRVFYVRVSKCVVDDDSTTEHLTLNHVPLNRDTLLEVNGVRTSIYSDGVSTLLKRDRLDKQSEMVTFVSTDSIRVTGSVKFEVFRENVLVLMGRLELCHSNGSLGEHRHQGQIWSMSCESDLVAGTGFLKGNQNACAPAVEVYVAGSFSGSPIILTQTLHFSHHRRKQTRKGMLEAIPEYETALSHKEGPSTLTTPLRNFQDYRQEEEGHSNAYYGMEYLEGEDGELSWFNAGVRVGVGIGLGICLGVGVGVGLLVRTYHGTTRNFTRRLL, from the exons ATGGATGTCAATGGAGAGGAGGTGCTGATTTCTCTTAGAGAAATGGGGGATTCCTATGAGGAGCTCCACGAAAACGGCCACCACACCGTCACTAGGCACCCCTCATACCAGCATAGTAGTGTGCAGTGGCTTGATTTGAGAGTGTTCTATGTTAGAGTGAGCAAATGTGTTGTTGATGATGACTCAACAACCGAGCACCTCACGCTAAATCACGTCCCGTTGAATCGCGACACGCTCCTAGAGGTGAACGGTGTGAGGACTAGCATATACTCCGATGGTGTGTCCACCCTCTTGAAAAGGGACAGGCTGGATAAGCAGTCTGAAATGGTCACATTCGTGAGCACCGACAGCATTAGGGTGACGGGGAGTGTGAAGTTTGAGGTATTCCGTGAGAATGTGCTCGTGCTAATGGGTAGGTTAGAGCTTTGCCATAGCAATGGATCTTTAGGGGAGCATAGGCATCAGGGGCAGATTTGGAGCATGAGTTGTGAGTCAGATTTAGTTGCAGGCACCGGATTTCTCAAAGGGAATCAGAATGCGTGTGCACCAGCTGTTGAAGTTTATGTGGCTGGCAGCTTCTCGGGTAGTCCTATAATACTGACTCAGACTTTGCACTTCAGCCACCACAGGAGGAAGCAGACGAGGAAAGGGATGCTGGAAGCTATACCGGAATATGAGACGGCGCTTAGCCATAAAGAGGGTCCGTCCACGCTCACAACGCCG TTGAGGAACTTTCAAGATTATAGGCAAGAAGAGGAAGGGCACAGCAACGCCTATTATGGTATGGAATATTTAGAAGGCGAAGATGGGGAGTTATCGTGGTTCAATGCCGGTGTAAGGGTAGGAGTTGGAATCGGCCTTGGGATCTGCCTCGGAGTTGGGGTGGGAGTGGGGTTGCTGGTTCGGACATACCACGGGACTACGAGAAACTTCACAAGGCGCCTTCTGTAA
- the LOC125190928 gene encoding uncharacterized protein LOC125190928: MASASRFAAVIGRRSLRIRPNSCPKFFDSNHKSVPAFSSSTSQSTRAVTRFAPVLGSLGTMLPLHSTIAAARLKSYIAVDTTCWSWLSQEFGIPR, from the exons ATGGCGTCGGCGAGCAGATTCGCCGCCGTAATCGGTAGGAGGTCTCTGCGCATTCGCCCCAATTCATGCCCTAAATTCTTCGACTCAAATCACAAATCCGTCCCCGCGTTCTCTTCTTCGACCAGCCAATCCACTCGTGCTGTTACAAG GTTTGCTCCTGTGTTGGGAAGCTTGGGGACAATGCTGCCGCTCCATAGTACGATTGCAGCTGCTCGATTGAAGTCTTATATCGCCGTTGATACGACCTGCTGGAGTTGGCTTTCTCAAG AGTTTGGGATTCCTCGGTGA
- the LOC125186125 gene encoding NADH dehydrogenase [ubiquinone] iron-sulfur protein 8, mitochondrial yields the protein MASILARKSIAALRARQLALSGQALQGSARVGIIYPERTFSSKHAFSNDKDDEEREKLAREISKDWSTVFDRSINTLFLTEMVRGLMLTLKYFFEPKVTINYPFEKGPLSPRFRGEHALRRYSTGEERCIACKLCEAICPAQAITIEAEAREDGSRRTTRYDIDMTKCIYCGFCQEACPVDAIVEGPNFEFATETHEELLYDKEKLLENGDRWETEIAENLRSESLYR from the exons ATGGCATCCATCTTAGCTCGGAAATCCATAGCTGCTCTTCGCGCTCGTCAGCTC GCTCTGTCAGGGCAAGCATTGCAGGGCTCTGCTCGTGTCGGGATTATATACCCTGAGCGAACATTTTCCTCAAAGCATGCGTTCTCTAATGACAAAG ACGatgaagaaagagagaagctTGCAAGGGAGATATCTAAAGATTGGAGTACTG TTTTTGACAGGAGCATAAACACGTTATTCCTCACTGAAATGGTTAGAGGTCTGATGCTGACACTCAAGTACTTCTTTGAACCGAAAGTCACA ATTAACTATCCTTTCGAGAAGGGTCCTCTAAGTCCTCGCTTTCGTGGAGAACATGCTTTACGACGTTATTCAACTGGAGAGGAACGTTGCATTGCTTGTAAACTATGTGAAGCT ATCTGCCCTGCTCAAGCAATCACCATTGAAGCCGAGGCGCGTGAAGATGGAAGCAGAAGGACAACTAG GTATGACATTGACATGACCAAGTGCATATACTGTGGTTTCTGCCAAGAAGCATGCCCCGTCGATGCCATTGTTGAAGGACCCAACTTTGAATTTGCTACTGAGACTCACGAG GAACTTCTCTACGACAAGGAGAAGCTGCTAGAAAATGGTGACAGGTGGGAAACTGAGATTGCAGAGAACCTCCGTTCTGAAAGCCTATACCGTTAG
- the LOC125190479 gene encoding pentatricopeptide repeat-containing protein At1g63330-like translates to MKMSRKISAYATDLNRRRQIASPEISYYVRPLCSDFHRSSGNDQLFSSEPPRLDFSYVRELDDAIHLFQQMMRMHPQPSVCMYNNLLSVIAKMKQYPFALYVFDEMRRIGVPVNSYTMNITINCYCLQKCVSFGFSVMGIFFKSGYEPDATTFNTLIRGLVLDNKVSDAMKLFEKILNCRMHEPDDITILTVIDGLCKSGHVLLAHDLLRILEEKTGLRPNVRAYNAILDSLCKCGMVNDALQLLSKMVGNGVTPTIFSYNSMIQGLCDTGRLQDVQDLLNQMADSDISLDVITFSILIHAFCKQGKVREAEALLETMQQHNIFPDVVAYSTLIDGYCLRGQIDKAKQLFDSLADRDLKPDIVCYNSLINGFCKKGRVDEAGLLFLEVSRKGLKHNTFTYSTMIHGLFSNDRFTDGWKLFKDMKDHLASPNLITYNILLHGLCRNGEIDEAFSLLRMIEANGITPDIASYATLINGLCMHGELDIARNLFDQLKPHIKFYNSLIRGYCKKGRVDEAWFLFLEVPFVGLEQNTHTYNAMIHGFLSKDRFVDAWKLFKDMEARRVRPNIFTYNILLDGLCRNGEIDEAVSLVHKIGERGFDPDLVSYGTLINGLCKNGKCDAAIDLLNQLNSTGPQPDVRMYTMIIGSLCQKGSMEEAKRLLVEMENRGFAPDSVTHNVILHGLLKKN, encoded by the coding sequence ATGAAGATGAGCAGAAAAATCTCTGCTTATGCAACTGATCTGAATCGTAGAAGACAGATTGCTTCTCCTGAAATCAGTTATTATGTTCGACCACTCTGTTCGGATTTCCACCGTTCCAGTGGCAATGATCAACTCTTTTCATCTGAGCCGCCAAGATTAGATTTCAGTTATGTTAGAGAACTAGATGATGCTATTCACTTGTTTCAGCAAATGATGAGAATGCATCCACAGCCTTCTGTTTGCATGTATAACAATCTGTTGAGTGTTATTGCAAAAATGAAGCAGTATCCCTTTGCCCTCTACGTGTTTGATGAAATGCGTCGAATAGGTGTCCCTGTGAATAGCTACACGATGAATATTACGATTAACTGTTATTGCCTTCAGAAATGTGTGAGTTTTGGTTTCTCTGTAATGGGCATCTTCTTCAAGAGCGGTTACGAACCGGATGCCACAACTTTCAACACACTTATTAGAGGGCTGGTTTTAGATAATAAAGTCTCTGATGCCATGAAATTGTTTGAAAAGATATTGAATTGTAGAATGCACGAGCCTGATGATATAACGATTTTGACTGTCATAGATGGGCTTTGCAAATCTGGGCATGTTCTCCTTGCCCATGATTTGCTTCGTATACTAGAAGAGAAAACAGGATTGAGACCCAATGTTAGGGCATATAATGCAATACTTGATAGCTTATGCAAGTGTGGAATGGTCAATGATGCTTTGCAGCTCCTGTCCAAGATGGTAGGAAATGGTGTTACACCTACTATATTCTCGTATAATTCAATGATTCAGGGCTTGTGTGACACTGGTAGACTGCAGGATGTTCAAGACTTGTTGAATCAAATGGCTGATTCTGATATCTCTTTGGATGTCATTacttttagtatattaatCCATGCATTTTGCAAACAAGGGAAGGTGAGAGAGGCCGAGGCTTTGTTGGAAACTATGCAGCAACATAATATTTTTCCTGATGTTGTTGCTTATAGTACCCTAATAGATGGTTACTGTTTGCGAGGGCAGATTGATAAAGCAAAACAATTATTTGATTCTCTAGCAGACAGGGACCTCAAGCCAGATATTGTGTGCTATAACAGCTTAATAAATGGATTTTGCAAAAAGGGAAGAGTGGATGAAGCTGGGCTTCTTTTCCTTGAAGTTTCTCGTAAAGGTTTGAAGCATAATACTTTTACTTATAGTACCATGATACATGGACTATTTAGTAATGATAGATTTACTGATGGATGGAAGCTTTTCAAGGATATGAAGGACCACCTAGCAAGTCCCAATCTGATTActtataatatactattgCATGGGCTATGTAGGAATGGGGAGATTGATGAAGCTTTTTCATTGCTGCGCATGATTGAAGCGAATGGAATCACTCCTGATATAGCCTCGTATGCTACTCTTATCAATGGATTATGCATGCATGGAGAACTTGATATTGCAAGGAATCTTTTTGACCAACTTAAGCCTCATATCAAGTTCTATAACAGCTTAATACGTGGATACTGCAAGAAGGGAAGAGTTGATGAGGCTTGGTTTCTTTTCCTTGAAGTCCCTTTTGTAGGTTTGGAGCAGAATACACATACTTATAATGCCATGATACATGGATTCCTTAGTAAAGATAGATTTGTTGATGCGTGGAAGCTTTTTAAAGATATGGAAGCTCGACGAGTAAGACCTAACATCTTcacttataatattttattggatGGGTTGTGCCGAAATGGAGAGATTGATGAAGCTGTTTCGTTAGTGCATAAGATCGGAGAGAGAGGATTTGATCCTGATTTAGTCTCATATGGTACTCTTATCAACGGATTAtgtaaaaatggaaaatgtgaTGCTGCTATAGATCTTCTCAACCAACTTAATTCTACCGGCCCACAACCTGATGTTCGAATGTATACAATGATCATTGGCTCACTTTGTCAAAAGGGGTCAATGGAGGAAGCAAAACGTTTGCTTGTAGAGATGGAGAACCGCGGTTTTGCACCCGATAGTGTAACACACAATGttattttacatggtttgCTAAAGAAAAATTGA
- the LOC125190814 gene encoding uncharacterized protein LOC125190814, with product MRFLYFLPGWEGSAGDSRVLRDAVHREGGLRVPKGNYFLCDNGYANSEGFLTPYKGVRYHLKEWGVGTQRPQNAQEMFNLRHTKARNIIERAFVVVKMRWAVLRSASFYPIKIQIRMIMACFLLHNFIRGEMSHDPIEEALDVEISRNEEDNDNGDMEFVDQVEPTIPLLKHQSKRMLG from the exons atgagatttttatattttttaccGGGCTGGGAAGGCTCCGCCGGTGATTCTCGTGTGCTTAGGGATGCAGTACATAGAGAAGGAGGTTTGAGAGTTCCCAAAG GGAATTACTTTTTATGCGACAATGGTTATGCAAACTCTGAAGGTTTTCTCACGCCGTACAAAGGTGTACGGTACCATTTGAAAGAATGGGGAGTAGGAACGCAACGGCCTCAGAATGCACAAGAGATGTTCAACTTGAGGCACACGAAAGCACGTAATATTATTGAGCGAGCATTCGTAGTTGTCAAAATGCGATGGGCTGTGCTTAGGAGTGCCAGCTTTTACCCAATAAAGATCCAGATAAGGATGATCATGGCTTGTTTCCTATTGCATAATTTCATTCGTGGGGAGATGTCGCACGATCCAATTGAAGAAGCACTTGATGTCGAGATATCCAGAAATGAGGAGGATAATGATAATGGTGACATGGAGTTTGTGGACCAAGTAGAGCCCACAATACCACTATTGAAGCACCAAAGTAAAAGAATGCTTGGGTGA
- the LOC125189136 gene encoding phenylalanine--tRNA ligase alpha subunit, cytoplasmic-like: MAQEAVLGHLEHNQEIADSGVFSQEKGISHDEIVNAIKSLNGFGLVIASDIKREKWLLSEEAQSYVKYASAEVLLFEAVPAEGIAKAKLQEIVNSKLPVDLDDKTKSLIYDKGWAQAMKNKWIGLADSQVSRKVEHVEDKVKDLLIQIQNGEAVGAKDIDALKRRRLISLQIWKGFSVMKGPNYTTTRKKAATDLVRDHLQRDEWKDIEFKEYNFLAKGQPTEGGCLHPLYKVKQQIQMIFLQMGFEEMPTNNYVESSFWNFDALFQPQQHPARDSHDTFFLKVPSTTNILPEEYVERVKTVHESGGYGSRGYGYDWKREEANKNLLRTHTTAVSTRMLYALAQGPFTPKRYYSIDRVFRNEAVDRTHLAEFHQIEGLICDRGLSLGHLRGVLEDFFSRIGMSKLKFKPAYNPYTEPSMEIFSYHEGLKKWVEIGNSGMFRPEMLRPMGLPEDVQVIAWGLSLERPTMILYGIDNIRDLFGHKVDLSLTKRNPICRLGLN, encoded by the exons ATGGCGCAAGAAGCCGTTCTAGGCCATCTAGAGCACAACCAGGAGATAGCAGATTCCGGAGTATTCTCCCAGGAGAAAGGGATCTCACATGATGAGATCGTCAACGCCATCAAAAGTCTCAACGGCTTCGGTCTCGTTATTGCTTCG GATATAAAGAGGGAAAAATGGCTGCTCTCGGAGGAGGCTCAGAGTTATGTTAAATATGCATCTGCTGAAGTGTTACTTTTTGAAGCCGTGCCAGCAGAGGGTATTGCAAAAGCTAAGTTGCAG GAAATCGTGAACTCAAAATTGCCTGTGGATCTTGAT GACAAAACTAAGTCACTGATTTATGACAAAGGGTGGGCTCAAGCCATGAAGAACAAATGGATAGGTCTGGCAGATTCTCAAGTATCACGGAAG GTCGAACATGTTGAAGACAAAGTGAAAGACTTACTAATTCAGATTCAGAATGGGGAG GCTGTTGGTGCTAAGGATATTGATGCTCTCAAGCGAAGAAGGCTTATTAGTCTCCA GATTTGGAAAGGCTTTTCGGTAATGAAAGGTCCTAACTATACTACAACGAGGAAAAAGGCGGCTACCGATTTAGTTCGTGATCATCTACAGAG GGATGAATGGAAGGATATTGAGTTCAAAGAGTACAACTTCCTTGCAAAGGGTCAACCTACTGAAGGTGGCTGTCTCCATCCGTTATACAAG GTTAAGCAACAAATTCAGATGATATTTCTCCAAATGGG ATTTGAAGAGATGCCAACAAACAATTATGTGGAGAGCAG CTTCTGGAACTTTGACGCACTTTTCCAGCCTCAACAACATCCGGCTCGTGATTCACATGATACATTCTTTCTGAAAG TGCCTTCAACCACAAATATTCTTCCTGAAGAATATGTAGAGCGAGTTAAAACAGTTCATGAATCTGGTGGCTATGGGTCCCGTGG GTATGGGTATGATTGGAAGAGAGAGGAGGCAAACAAGAATCTTCTGCGGACTCACACAACTGCTGTTTCCACCAGGATGCTGTATGCACTTGCCCAG GGACCTTTTACTCCAAAAAGATATTATTCTATTGACCGTGTTTTCAGAAATGAAGCTGTAGATCGAACTCATCTTGCTGAATTCCACCAGATAGAAG GCTTAATTTGCGACCGTGGGCTTTCTCTTGGACACTTGAGGGGAGTTCTTGAAGACTTCTTCTCTCGGATTG GGATGTCTAAGCTTAAGTTCAAACCTGCCTACAATCCTTATACTGAACCAAGCATGGAAATCTTCAG TTATCACGAAGGTCTGAAGAAATGGGTTGAAATTGGCAACTCTGGGATGTTTAGACCAGAAATGTTGCGGCCAATGGGACTTCCTGAAGATGTGCAGGTGATCGCATGGGGTCTTTCACTCGAGAG GCCAACGATGATCCTGTACGGAATTGACAACATCAGAGATCTCTTCGGCCACAAG GTGGATCTCTCTCTCACTAAAAGAAACCCGATATGTCGCCTTGGACTTAATTGA
- the LOC125188709 gene encoding 50S ribosomal protein L27-like isoform X1 yields MPFPDTMNSVASLYRRLSIRDLISSTPVYNSATEGLSLVLRRWASKKTAGSTKNGRDSLPKNLGVKKFGGERVIPGNIIVRQRGTRFHPGNYVGMGRDHTLYALKEGCVKFERNKLTGRKWIHVEPKEGHELHPVYAKMSDIDAATNTAA; encoded by the exons ATGCCTTTTCCCG ACACCATGAATTCTGTTGCATCACTATACAGAAGATTAAGCATCAGGGATCTGATCTCCAGCACTCCTGTTTACAACTCCGCCACTG AGGGATTGAGTCTGGTGCTGAGGCGATGGGCTAGCAAGAAAACGGCAGGATCCACTAAAAATGGCCGTGACTCGTTGCCCAAGAATCTCGGGGTCAAAAAGTTTGGTGGAGAG AGAGTGATACCCGGGAACATCATTGTTCGTCAAAGGGGTACACGTTTCCATCCAGGAAACTACGTTGGCATGGGTAGAGATCACACCCTCTACGCCTTGAAGGAAGGTTGCGTGAAGTTTGAGCGCAACAAGCTTACTGGGCGCAAGTGGATTCATGTTGAGCCGAAGGAAGGCCATGAGCTGCATCCAGTTTATGCAAAGATGAGCGACATTGATGCTGCGACGAACACGGCAGCTTAG
- the LOC125188709 gene encoding 50S ribosomal protein L27-like isoform X2, translating to MNSVASLYRRLSIRDLISSTPVYNSATEGLSLVLRRWASKKTAGSTKNGRDSLPKNLGVKKFGGERVIPGNIIVRQRGTRFHPGNYVGMGRDHTLYALKEGCVKFERNKLTGRKWIHVEPKEGHELHPVYAKMSDIDAATNTAA from the exons ATGAATTCTGTTGCATCACTATACAGAAGATTAAGCATCAGGGATCTGATCTCCAGCACTCCTGTTTACAACTCCGCCACTG AGGGATTGAGTCTGGTGCTGAGGCGATGGGCTAGCAAGAAAACGGCAGGATCCACTAAAAATGGCCGTGACTCGTTGCCCAAGAATCTCGGGGTCAAAAAGTTTGGTGGAGAG AGAGTGATACCCGGGAACATCATTGTTCGTCAAAGGGGTACACGTTTCCATCCAGGAAACTACGTTGGCATGGGTAGAGATCACACCCTCTACGCCTTGAAGGAAGGTTGCGTGAAGTTTGAGCGCAACAAGCTTACTGGGCGCAAGTGGATTCATGTTGAGCCGAAGGAAGGCCATGAGCTGCATCCAGTTTATGCAAAGATGAGCGACATTGATGCTGCGACGAACACGGCAGCTTAG
- the LOC125188708 gene encoding transcription termination factor MTERF2, chloroplastic-like — protein sequence MLASHHHLSALLHLQNPRNSLPPPSTSKRHLILPISSSSRLESPENDPPSTTETHSLRTHNARSAALLLRHLSPHIPYEQNQEPHLPLLQQDKEKLLEISLQTKRTPQFPGSIYSNPSSQLVNSVLRNGSGSNANEVDDEMLVRALQIRRKVTAQAFKEAMKKGKFGITYCHNLVSTIPEFIDYVMIKAVSMKELPQFSQASYNFRVECFIRECGVVPLIRWLKHNSLSYPQIGKLIVASKGDLDHIRRLAEWLKTIHVNGRYIGVTLTRAGGNVLERSMEEFDELVNYLEDNGVRKDWMGYVVSRCPEILAFSMDELRSRAEFYLNMGMNKNDFGTMLYDCPKVIGYFSMEEMNQKAAYLKEFGLSDEDLGRLLAHKPQLMACSIEDRWKPLVKYFYYLGISKDGMRRILTFKPIIFCIDLESTIAPKVQFLLDIGVQQDAIGSMLTRFPSLMTYSLYKKIRPVVIFLLTRAGVSQRNIGKVVALGPELIGCSIVHKLDHNVKYFLSLGIRLPVLGEMITDFPMLLRYNIDVLRPKYQYLRRTMIRPLKDLIEFPRFFSYSLEERIIPRHRIMVENRVNFKLRYMLGGSDEEFHTRVREAVERRKRFESGIVIGEELASDSEKDDQPDMMSVSQVSDDLENHSEH from the exons ATGCTGGCGTCGCACCACCACCTCTCCGCCCTCCTCCACCTCCAAAACCCCCGCAACTCCCTCCCTCCACCCTCCACCTCCAAGCGCCACCTCATCCTCCccatctcctcctcctcccgcCTCGAATCCCCAGAAAACGACCCCCCATCCACCACCGAAACTCACTCTCTCCGCACCCACAACGCCCGCTCCGCcgccctcctcctccgccaccTCTCCCCCCACATCCCCTACGAACAAAATCAAGAACCCCACCTCCCGCTTCTCCAGCAAGACAAGGAGAAATTGCTCGAGATTTCGCTGCAAACCAAGAGGACCCCTCAATTTCCCGGTTCAATCTACTCCAACCCTTCTTCCCAGCTCGTGAATAGCGTTTTGAGAAACGGCTCCGGTAGTAATGCCAATGAGGTGGATGATGAAATGCTCGTGAGAGCGCTCCAGATTAGGAGGAAAGTGACTGCCCAGGCTTTCAAAGAGGCGATGAAAAAGGGCAAATTTGGGATCACTTATTGCCACAATTTGGTTTCCACCATACCTGAATTCATCGACTATGTGATGATTAAGGCGGTTTCGATGAAGGAGCTGCCTCAATTTTCGCAGGCTTCGTATAATTTTCGTGTAGAGTGTTTCATTCGAGAATGTGGAGTTGTGCCACTTATACG GTGGTTGAAGCATAATTCTCTATCATACCCTCAAATAGGGAAGCTTATAGTTGCATCAAAAGGGGATCTTGATCACATAAGGCGTCTGGCAGAATGGCTGAAGACGATCCATGTGAATGGGAGGTATATAGGAGTCACATTGACACGGGCTGGTGGGAACGTGTTGGAACGCAGCATGGAGGAGTTTGACGAACTTGTGAATTATTTGGAGGATAACGGAGTGAGGAAGGACTGGATGGGGTATGTGGTTAGCAGGTGTCCTGAGATACTGGCTTTTAGCATGGACGAGCTTAGGTCACGCGCTGAGTTCTATCTGAATATGGGGATGAATAAGAATGATTTCGGTACCATGCTTTATGACTGCCCAAAGGTGATCGGATACTTCTCTATGGAGGAGATGAATCAGAAG GCAGCATATCTGAAGGAGTTTGGCCTCAGTGATGAAGATTTGGGAAGATTATTAGCTCACAAACCACAGCTGATGGCTTGTAGCATCGAGGATAGATGGAAGCCTCTCgttaagtatttttattacCTCGGAATTTCAAAAGATGGCATGAGAAGAATCCTCACGTTCAAGCCAATCATATTTTGCATTGATTTGGAGAGCACCATTGCACCAAAG GTTCAATTCTTACTGGATATAGGCGTTCAGCAAGATGCGATTGGGAGTATGCTTACCAGATTTCCCTCTCTCATGACATATAGTCTCTACAAGAAGATACGACCAGTG GTGATCTTCCTCTTGACAAGGGCAGGGGTTTCTCAACGTAACATTGGGAAAGTAGTAGCCCTAGGGCCGGAGCTCATAGGGTGCAGTATTGTGCATAAGCTAGATCACAATGTCAAGTACTTCTTGTCTCTTGGCATAAGGCTACCTGTTTTGGGGGAGATGATCACGGATTTCCCCATGCTTCTTCGCTACAACATTGACGTCCTTCGCCCCAAGTACCAGTACTTGAGAAGGACTATGATACGACCTTTGAAGGATCTCATTGAGTTTCCAAG GTTTTTCAGCTATTCACTTGAAGAGCGAATAATCCCTAGGCACAGGATCATGGTGGAGAATCGGGTTAATTTCAAGCTTCGGTACATGTTGGGGGGCTCGGATGAAGAATTTCACACGAGAGTGAGGGAGGCAGTAGAGAGACGAAAGCGATTTGAATCTGGTATTGTTATAGGTGAAGAACTAGCATCAGATTCTGAAAAAGATGATCAACCAGATATGATGTCTGTTTCTCAAGTATCAGATGACTTGGAAAATCATTCAGAGCATTAG